In Stieleria varia, one genomic interval encodes:
- a CDS encoding serine/threonine protein kinase, producing the protein MPFDDSINADGSTVHRPTDSQLLASQAGPVTEGSSQLRAANGGSSANTGNVINEIADAKTVIRAPAALSPPAERSGRTPSDVAKILVGQQLNQYRLEEMIGGGGMGAVFRGHDEQLDRTVAIKVIPFVGNDPEMQRRFRNEAQNAAKLDHPRIARVFDAGSHDDWHYIVFEYIRGTNLRDLTNSIGVLNLDDAVYYTCQLAEALQHAADRGIVHRDIKPSNVLIGDSDTIKLVDMGLARSDNLDLSEDMTASGVTLGTFDYISPEQALDPRDADLRSDIYSLGCTLYFMLTGEPPYTGGTMLQKLLSHGNAPLPDPRELRADLPDDIVAVMQRMMAKEPKNRYQNANDLIADLMEVSYRHQLKRSLLLGPSTPPAPINAGMIWFQNHAPWIIAITLVLIVAGWLELSSAASRGEFVISRPEIQAELPPGPVNSDMVESVSAEPSLSTDGDSAQAIKSVGSNVNSTRPADAAAVESPSSVEFPVPSALSNPANATTPFDPQAGANPLGSSNAMAGAEMTVSPGIPAEITADTLGVQDDPRTDLLINAAELIRVVEPGSNLPRAMPDSLYLSDSDGAALVTSLEEAVMLAEQLEINQIEITAKRLVSGPIAITRDGLTITSVAPGGTEVEMQWQESLEVERAELIVIGSNRVTLSGIHFEWELPAEQVNGGSLFVLNENRLVRLQDSSVTIVNRRKHENVFVLSVLTGNSEPNRPVSAPTTTASTTNALPLVGIRLDNVIVRGETNMMEMNHAAALQLVWDNGLLAITGRLLDTGGARFLPPRSDGPMQLKLSGLTAETQAGFARMKLSSSGPFPVAIVREAIDCVFVVSAGNPHFEFLGLDSLSSETSLLTLRGQANSYSASSQLNDPMLRIKDTDEDTEEVSLEELANSPPSWFDERSTLWSVWWSSDDVKDQQKTVSKATPSDYRQDGPMVGGFDEQLLPKIPGAATETDEESPVYGPLELQR; encoded by the coding sequence ATGCCCTTTGACGACTCGATCAACGCGGACGGTTCCACCGTTCATCGCCCGACGGACAGCCAATTACTGGCCTCCCAAGCTGGCCCCGTGACAGAGGGTTCCTCACAATTGCGAGCCGCAAACGGCGGATCGAGCGCCAACACGGGCAACGTCATCAACGAGATTGCGGATGCCAAGACGGTCATCCGCGCCCCGGCTGCTCTCTCGCCTCCCGCGGAACGCTCTGGCCGTACGCCATCGGATGTCGCCAAGATTCTGGTCGGTCAGCAGTTGAATCAGTACCGACTGGAGGAGATGATCGGCGGCGGCGGAATGGGGGCCGTCTTTCGTGGTCACGATGAACAATTGGATCGGACCGTTGCGATCAAGGTGATTCCGTTTGTCGGCAACGACCCTGAAATGCAGCGGCGGTTTCGCAACGAAGCACAGAATGCTGCGAAACTGGATCATCCACGAATCGCACGTGTGTTTGATGCGGGATCGCACGACGACTGGCACTACATCGTTTTTGAGTACATTCGTGGAACCAATCTACGCGACCTGACCAATAGCATCGGCGTTTTGAATCTGGACGACGCCGTCTACTACACTTGTCAACTCGCCGAAGCGTTACAGCATGCGGCGGACAGGGGAATCGTCCATCGCGACATCAAGCCTTCGAATGTCTTGATCGGCGATAGCGATACGATCAAGTTGGTCGACATGGGATTGGCCAGGTCCGACAACCTGGACTTGAGCGAAGACATGACCGCCAGCGGAGTGACGCTGGGGACATTTGACTACATCTCGCCCGAGCAAGCGTTGGATCCACGCGATGCAGATTTGCGAAGTGACATCTATTCGCTCGGTTGCACGTTGTATTTCATGTTGACCGGAGAGCCCCCGTACACCGGCGGCACGATGCTGCAAAAACTGCTCAGTCATGGCAACGCTCCTTTGCCGGACCCGCGAGAACTGCGAGCTGATTTGCCGGACGACATCGTTGCGGTGATGCAACGGATGATGGCCAAAGAACCCAAGAATCGGTACCAGAATGCCAATGACTTGATTGCCGATTTGATGGAGGTTTCCTATCGGCATCAGTTAAAGCGATCACTGCTGCTCGGTCCGTCGACGCCGCCTGCACCTATCAACGCTGGCATGATTTGGTTTCAGAATCATGCACCTTGGATCATCGCGATCACACTGGTTCTGATCGTTGCAGGCTGGCTGGAGCTGAGTTCGGCGGCCAGCCGGGGCGAGTTTGTGATTTCACGGCCGGAGATTCAAGCGGAGTTACCGCCGGGACCCGTGAACAGTGACATGGTGGAATCCGTTTCCGCCGAGCCATCGCTTTCCACGGACGGAGATTCCGCGCAAGCGATCAAATCGGTCGGGAGCAACGTGAACTCGACTCGACCTGCTGATGCAGCCGCTGTGGAATCACCATCCAGTGTCGAGTTTCCTGTACCCTCAGCATTATCGAATCCCGCTAATGCCACCACGCCCTTTGACCCGCAAGCGGGCGCCAATCCGCTGGGATCTTCGAATGCCATGGCCGGTGCTGAGATGACCGTTTCACCAGGCATCCCCGCCGAGATCACAGCCGACACACTGGGCGTACAAGATGATCCGAGGACAGATCTGCTGATCAACGCTGCGGAATTGATTCGCGTGGTCGAACCGGGATCCAACCTGCCACGAGCCATGCCCGACAGTCTTTATCTTTCGGATTCTGATGGAGCAGCCTTGGTGACATCGCTGGAAGAAGCCGTCATGCTCGCGGAGCAGTTGGAGATCAATCAAATCGAAATCACGGCCAAGCGTTTGGTCAGCGGGCCGATTGCGATCACCCGGGATGGCCTGACCATCACTTCTGTTGCCCCCGGGGGCACTGAAGTCGAGATGCAGTGGCAGGAGTCCCTGGAAGTCGAACGAGCCGAGTTGATCGTCATCGGTTCCAATCGTGTCACCCTCAGTGGGATTCATTTCGAGTGGGAATTGCCTGCCGAGCAAGTCAATGGCGGCAGTCTGTTTGTGCTCAATGAAAACCGTTTGGTTCGCTTGCAAGACTCCAGTGTCACGATCGTCAATCGCCGGAAACATGAGAATGTATTTGTGTTGTCCGTCCTGACGGGCAACTCCGAGCCAAATCGCCCGGTCAGTGCTCCAACGACAACAGCGTCCACCACCAACGCACTACCTCTCGTAGGAATCAGGCTGGACAATGTCATCGTCCGCGGTGAGACGAATATGATGGAGATGAATCACGCCGCCGCACTGCAGTTGGTTTGGGACAACGGTTTGCTGGCGATCACAGGGCGTTTGCTGGACACCGGAGGCGCGAGATTTCTGCCCCCACGCTCCGACGGTCCGATGCAATTGAAACTCAGTGGACTGACCGCAGAGACACAGGCCGGCTTCGCCCGAATGAAGCTCAGTAGCAGTGGGCCGTTTCCCGTTGCAATCGTTCGCGAAGCCATTGATTGCGTTTTCGTCGTTTCAGCGGGCAACCCGCATTTCGAATTCCTGGGCTTGGACTCGCTTTCATCTGAGACTTCTCTGTTGACCCTACGCGGACAAGCCAATTCGTATTCGGCGTCGTCCCAACTGAACGATCCCATGCTGCGTATAAAGGATACGGACGAGGACACAGAAGAAGTGTCGCTAGAGGAACTCGCCAACTCGCCACCGTCATGGTTTGACGAACGATCCACCCTGTGGTCTGTCTGGTGGTCCAGTGACGATGTCAAAGATCAACAGAAAACGGTGAGCAAAGCAACGCCAAGCGACTATCGCCAAGATGGCCCCATGGTCGGCGGATTCGATGAGCAATTACTGCCAAAGATTCCAGGGGCGGCCACCGAGACCGATGAAGAATCACCCGTCTATGGACCGCTGGAGCTACAACGATAG
- a CDS encoding RNA polymerase sigma factor, producing the protein MSKDRALREDAWIRMTSVYGPIVHRHVRRSNISTSEIADVVQTVFFKASTSIDAYHHSRERHGSFRAWLYGITNNVILDFYRKRSKTPMAVGGTESTLIEDLSAPFEDQREQWEPDPENANSATTFAHQVIDNIKKDFSSATWQCFWRLVVQGEAATDIGTDLKLNAAAVRQAKFRVLKRLREELDGLETN; encoded by the coding sequence ATGTCAAAGGACCGAGCGCTTCGCGAGGATGCTTGGATTCGGATGACATCGGTTTACGGGCCCATCGTCCATCGACACGTACGTCGCAGCAATATTTCCACCAGCGAGATTGCTGACGTTGTGCAAACGGTGTTTTTCAAGGCCTCGACGTCCATCGACGCGTACCACCACAGTCGCGAGCGACACGGCAGTTTTCGTGCTTGGCTGTACGGTATCACCAACAATGTGATCCTCGACTTTTATCGAAAGCGATCCAAGACCCCGATGGCGGTCGGTGGGACAGAGTCGACCTTGATTGAAGACCTTTCGGCACCGTTTGAAGACCAACGCGAGCAATGGGAGCCGGATCCCGAGAACGCGAATTCGGCGACGACGTTTGCCCACCAAGTGATTGACAACATCAAGAAAGACTTCTCCTCGGCGACGTGGCAGTGTTTTTGGCGACTGGTGGTTCAGGGCGAAGCCGCGACCGACATTGGTACCGATCTGAAATTGAATGCTGCCGCGGTTCGCCAAGCAAAGTTTCGCGTTCTGAAACGCCTGCGAGAAGAGCTCGACGGGCTGGAGACGAACTGA
- a CDS encoding sialate O-acetylesterase translates to MKTNVAVVWLPLLAGLFCMGGSATRADELSLAHVFSDSMVLQRDRELPVWGRASQGDEITVRFGDQQKTVTTGSDGRWMVMLDPMDAESNPQELQVSAAGSKQAIKRTDVLVGEVWLASGQSNMEWEMRSKADSQADIPKADFPQLRLLEVTKAHAMQPMDTFTGTWSAATPDSVASFSAVGYYFGLKLHQELGVPVGIIQSAWGGTRIEPWTDRQGFTEVEALQDLAQKVNNESPGTAEYQHAHTQHMQSVASWASNASKAISEGTAVPPLPPQPPTMRSGSGTPTSLYNAMIHPLVPYAIRGAIWYQGESNHAEGLLYTEKTKALLASWRRVFRDPELPFYFVQIAPYQYGDEDTEILPRFWEAQEACLEIPHTGMAVITDIGEVGDIHPAKKMEVARRLSLWALAKQYGKSDIDPSGPRYESHRIDGDTVHVTFSHAEAGLKSRDGKPLTHFQLAGVDGKFHDASATIDGKTVVLRSDAVAKPRQVRFGWNKTAMPNLIETDGLPASAFHTHWPDNADLGKNVARGCKWQSSDSNTYGWNTGLTDGNIGNNTPQCFATGADARFPKTVTIDLEKSVPINAVVVCQPAIGSTKTIEVSVSTDGKNYAPVGRHAFDFGKEQRKSFLFEDQEAQFVRLTYIDHHDKKSGDFSQNFAFTSEVEVYHANLDTQ, encoded by the coding sequence ATGAAGACGAACGTTGCTGTCGTATGGTTGCCTCTGCTGGCGGGCCTTTTTTGCATGGGTGGTTCGGCCACGCGGGCGGACGAACTCTCCCTGGCGCATGTCTTTTCCGATTCCATGGTTCTGCAGCGAGATCGCGAGCTACCCGTATGGGGACGAGCCAGCCAGGGCGACGAGATCACCGTTCGGTTTGGGGATCAGCAAAAAACGGTCACCACCGGTTCGGACGGGCGATGGATGGTGATGCTGGATCCCATGGATGCGGAATCGAACCCGCAAGAATTGCAGGTTTCCGCGGCAGGTTCGAAACAGGCGATCAAACGCACCGACGTCTTGGTCGGCGAAGTCTGGTTGGCGTCGGGACAGTCCAACATGGAATGGGAGATGCGCAGCAAAGCGGATTCTCAAGCAGATATCCCCAAAGCCGACTTCCCCCAATTACGTTTACTGGAGGTCACCAAAGCACACGCCATGCAGCCGATGGATACGTTCACCGGAACCTGGTCCGCTGCGACGCCCGATTCCGTCGCTTCGTTCTCTGCCGTTGGATACTATTTTGGTTTGAAACTGCACCAGGAACTCGGTGTCCCGGTCGGGATCATTCAAAGTGCTTGGGGTGGAACTCGCATCGAACCGTGGACCGACCGCCAAGGTTTCACCGAAGTCGAGGCGTTGCAAGACCTCGCACAAAAAGTGAACAACGAGTCACCTGGTACGGCCGAATACCAACACGCACATACTCAGCACATGCAGTCCGTCGCGAGCTGGGCGTCCAACGCATCCAAGGCGATCTCAGAAGGCACCGCTGTTCCTCCCTTGCCTCCGCAACCCCCAACAATGCGTTCCGGTTCCGGCACTCCTACTTCGCTCTACAACGCCATGATTCATCCGTTGGTTCCTTATGCCATTCGCGGAGCGATCTGGTATCAGGGCGAATCCAATCACGCGGAGGGATTGCTTTACACGGAAAAGACCAAAGCTCTCTTGGCGTCCTGGCGACGAGTCTTTCGTGATCCCGAACTGCCGTTCTACTTCGTTCAAATCGCTCCTTATCAATATGGCGACGAAGACACAGAGATCCTGCCGCGGTTTTGGGAAGCACAAGAGGCTTGCCTGGAGATACCCCATACGGGCATGGCGGTGATCACGGATATCGGCGAAGTCGGTGATATTCATCCGGCCAAAAAAATGGAGGTCGCACGTCGGTTGTCCCTGTGGGCCTTGGCCAAACAATATGGCAAGTCCGACATTGACCCCAGCGGCCCTCGCTATGAAAGCCATCGTATCGATGGCGATACCGTCCACGTGACGTTTTCACATGCCGAGGCCGGATTGAAATCACGCGACGGCAAACCGCTGACGCATTTTCAATTGGCCGGTGTCGATGGCAAATTTCATGATGCCAGTGCCACGATCGACGGCAAGACCGTTGTCCTGCGCAGCGACGCGGTCGCTAAACCACGTCAAGTCAGGTTCGGTTGGAACAAGACCGCCATGCCAAACTTGATCGAAACCGACGGATTGCCCGCGTCCGCTTTCCACACGCATTGGCCCGACAACGCCGACTTGGGAAAGAACGTCGCGCGTGGTTGCAAGTGGCAATCCAGTGACTCCAACACGTACGGCTGGAACACCGGACTGACCGACGGAAACATCGGTAACAACACTCCGCAATGCTTCGCCACGGGCGCTGACGCTCGTTTCCCCAAGACGGTCACGATCGATCTGGAAAAATCAGTGCCGATCAACGCGGTCGTCGTCTGTCAGCCCGCTATCGGTTCCACCAAGACCATCGAAGTCTCGGTCAGCACCGACGGAAAGAACTACGCCCCGGTCGGACGTCATGCGTTCGACTTCGGTAAAGAGCAACGCAAGTCGTTCTTGTTCGAAGACCAAGAAGCGCAGTTTGTCCGATTGACGTACATCGATCATCACGACAAAAAGTCCGGCGACTTCTCACAGAACTTTGCATTCACCTCGGAGGTCGAAGTGTATCACGCCAATTTGGATACCCAGTGA
- a CDS encoding NAD(P)/FAD-dependent oxidoreductase: MKRFDVIVIGTGFAGSILAWVLAKSGRKVALIDTVNHPRFAIGESSTPLADKLLRRLGETYQLQPLIDLSTYGQWQASYPELPCGRKRGFAYYCHHRGERFSDPVPRSRSMLVAASASNDAADTHWYRPGMDHFLFQRATDEGATAFVPHHVTQIEPADRWGDWNQVHLDDGQVLSGRFVVDATGRSSVMHRLLGTADLTATLRTKTYCSYAHFRNVGSFVDVLTPQQTAGDPFHGDDSAQHHLVDGGWIWMLRFNHDITSVGFVSTEASAGGLLERIVASYPSLADVMRGSERVEPAIGTSDLSHIQRFVDPGQQATCWMLPTAIATVDPLHSTGIAHALAGVTRIAEAILGVRDDGFAQRYRGDVLAEVRFLDRVISTAYRTMPDFQAFSFACMIYFAGAIGSEERLDAGETIRRLWSADSGAFVRTALLCCHRLESPGGRESGMDWIRDKMRPFNTAGLFQRDCEARYAYTATK, translated from the coding sequence ATGAAGCGATTCGATGTGATCGTGATCGGGACTGGATTTGCCGGCTCCATCTTGGCTTGGGTTCTGGCGAAGTCAGGACGCAAGGTTGCTTTGATCGATACGGTCAACCATCCACGTTTTGCGATCGGTGAATCAAGCACCCCGTTGGCGGACAAGTTGTTGCGTCGTCTGGGGGAAACCTATCAGTTGCAGCCGTTGATCGACCTGTCGACGTACGGGCAATGGCAAGCCAGCTATCCGGAGTTGCCTTGTGGCAGAAAACGTGGCTTTGCGTATTACTGCCACCATCGAGGAGAGCGTTTTTCAGATCCGGTACCGCGGTCACGGAGTATGTTGGTGGCTGCAAGCGCGAGCAATGACGCGGCCGATACCCACTGGTACCGACCGGGCATGGACCATTTTCTGTTCCAGAGAGCGACGGATGAGGGGGCGACAGCGTTTGTCCCCCATCATGTGACGCAGATTGAACCAGCGGATCGTTGGGGGGATTGGAATCAAGTTCACTTGGATGACGGACAAGTGCTGTCTGGTCGGTTCGTCGTCGATGCGACGGGACGATCCAGCGTGATGCATCGATTGCTTGGGACCGCGGACTTGACCGCGACCCTGCGTACCAAAACGTATTGCAGCTATGCCCACTTTCGCAATGTCGGTTCATTCGTTGACGTCTTGACGCCTCAGCAGACGGCCGGTGATCCGTTCCACGGAGATGATTCGGCGCAACATCATCTCGTCGACGGTGGTTGGATTTGGATGTTGCGATTCAATCATGACATCACAAGTGTCGGATTCGTTTCGACCGAAGCCAGCGCCGGCGGTTTGCTTGAGAGGATCGTTGCCAGCTATCCCAGTTTGGCCGACGTGATGCGAGGGAGCGAACGTGTGGAGCCTGCAATCGGCACGAGTGACTTGTCTCACATCCAGCGGTTTGTCGATCCAGGCCAGCAAGCAACTTGTTGGATGTTGCCGACCGCGATTGCGACGGTGGACCCGTTGCACAGCACCGGGATCGCGCATGCGTTGGCCGGCGTCACACGGATTGCCGAAGCGATTCTGGGGGTGCGAGATGATGGGTTTGCCCAACGGTACCGCGGGGACGTGCTGGCGGAAGTTCGTTTTCTGGACAGAGTGATCTCAACGGCATACAGAACGATGCCGGATTTTCAGGCGTTCTCGTTTGCCTGCATGATCTACTTCGCGGGGGCGATTGGCAGCGAAGAAAGGTTGGACGCGGGAGAAACAATCCGTCGGTTGTGGAGCGCAGACTCGGGTGCATTTGTCAGGACGGCTTTGCTCTGCTGTCATCGGCTGGAGTCACCTGGGGGACGAGAATCTGGCATGGACTGGATTCGCGACAAAATGCGGCCCTTCAACACGGCGGGCCTTTTCCAGCGGGATTGCGAAGCCCGCTATGCTTACACGGCAACAAAGTGA
- a CDS encoding B12-binding domain-containing radical SAM protein, whose translation MAKIAIINPAFEVSYWGLEHAQKMMGYRANMPVASLPLLAALTPPEHEVVLIDENVEDIDYDMLADFDIVGITGMSVQRFRMEEILTELRAREMFVVAGGPWVTVEESYFESLVDVTFVGEAEVTWPQFLTEWENGTHSRRYEQAEKTDMTTIPTPRHDLLKNEHYMFGSLQFSRGCPFQCEFCDIIVTFGRRPRIKNASQIIDELNCLKAQGVKIGFIVDDNLIGNKKAIKPVLAEVARWQEENDYPMVFSTEASLDLCEDAELMELMARCNIQSVFIGIESPNEESLKETKKYQNVRERGGSIVEKVHIIQDFGIEVWCGLIVGFDNDTPEIFENQKTFIKQARITHAMIGLLHAIPKTPLYDRLKEEGRLDMSDQHEFGTNVIPKQMSREELLHGYLETMQHSYQPDVYFDRLDSLFLNRDFMFRTFRTEYFRKHKWLQVKQFSFFMAGFCVLFWRLMRGVPDKDLRKIYRRRIFGAMKSRFRSPSIFFFYTIKCAMHYHHYKMTTDMIEDPTKFVSSYGKSMRTDSPNHEHAHEPAGSCSSKTPVTVGALPIVKEVAACESNA comes from the coding sequence ATGGCCAAGATCGCGATCATCAATCCTGCATTTGAAGTCTCCTATTGGGGGTTGGAGCATGCTCAAAAAATGATGGGGTATCGGGCAAACATGCCCGTGGCGAGCCTGCCGCTCCTGGCAGCACTCACCCCCCCCGAACATGAGGTCGTCTTGATCGACGAGAACGTCGAAGACATTGACTACGACATGTTGGCTGATTTTGACATCGTCGGGATCACAGGGATGAGCGTCCAGCGGTTTCGCATGGAAGAGATCCTCACCGAATTACGTGCACGCGAAATGTTTGTCGTTGCCGGTGGGCCATGGGTCACGGTGGAGGAATCGTATTTCGAATCCCTCGTGGACGTAACGTTTGTCGGTGAAGCGGAAGTGACTTGGCCTCAGTTTCTGACTGAATGGGAAAACGGTACCCACAGTCGGCGTTACGAGCAGGCCGAGAAGACAGACATGACAACGATTCCTACTCCTCGGCATGACCTGCTCAAGAATGAACACTACATGTTCGGCAGCCTGCAGTTTTCGCGAGGCTGTCCGTTTCAGTGCGAGTTCTGTGACATCATCGTGACCTTTGGCCGCCGTCCACGGATCAAGAACGCTTCGCAAATCATCGATGAACTGAACTGTTTGAAAGCCCAGGGAGTCAAGATCGGGTTCATCGTCGACGACAACTTGATCGGTAACAAGAAAGCCATCAAGCCTGTGCTCGCCGAAGTCGCACGATGGCAAGAAGAAAACGACTATCCGATGGTCTTCAGCACAGAGGCTTCGTTGGACTTGTGCGAAGACGCGGAGTTGATGGAGTTGATGGCTCGGTGCAACATCCAATCAGTATTCATCGGAATCGAGAGTCCCAACGAAGAGTCCCTGAAGGAAACCAAGAAGTATCAGAATGTTCGCGAGCGTGGCGGTTCCATCGTCGAGAAAGTGCATATCATCCAGGACTTTGGGATCGAAGTCTGGTGTGGATTGATCGTCGGTTTCGACAACGATACGCCCGAGATCTTTGAGAACCAGAAGACGTTCATCAAGCAGGCCAGGATCACGCACGCGATGATTGGGTTGCTGCACGCGATTCCCAAGACTCCGCTCTACGACCGTTTGAAAGAGGAAGGGCGATTGGACATGTCGGACCAACACGAGTTTGGAACCAACGTGATCCCCAAGCAAATGTCACGTGAGGAATTGCTGCACGGCTACTTGGAGACGATGCAGCACTCTTATCAACCAGATGTCTATTTTGATCGACTGGACTCACTGTTCTTGAATCGGGATTTCATGTTCCGTACGTTCCGAACAGAGTATTTTCGAAAACACAAGTGGTTGCAGGTCAAGCAGTTCAGCTTCTTCATGGCCGGATTCTGCGTTCTGTTTTGGAGGCTGATGCGCGGTGTGCCAGACAAGGACCTACGCAAGATCTATCGACGCAGGATCTTTGGTGCAATGAAATCGCGGTTTCGTTCTCCGTCGATTTTCTTCTTCTATACGATCAAGTGCGCGATGCATTATCACCACTATAAGATGACGACCGACATGATTGAGGATCCGACGAAGTTTGTTTCGTCGTACGGAAAGTCGATGCGTACCGATTCGCCCAATCATGAGCACGCACATGAACCCGCTGGGAGTTGTTCCAGCAAGACGCCGGTGACCGTTGGCGCGTTGCCGATCGTGAAAGAAGTTGCCGCCTGCGAGTCCAACGCTTAG
- a CDS encoding FG-GAP repeat domain-containing protein yields MSTSSQQSLPRIGRLIRHFVAGALLFSWTGCDHQDHRGPDISALTISPSGSRPDAPTDDLAIIAFCTDCHLLPASRRFDKQRWLDEVEQGFRLYAKSGRDDLIEPDFGATLAFFRKDAPEKLIFEKPDSPPDSLFVKQQLKVDGQPELIAISHIANANVSQAPDSVQFAMTDIWSGKVSLVQKDPDDPTRLLSNVLTTVSHPAHVEPVDLDGDQDLDLIVADVGKFYPDESTEGTLWMLRNQGDGTFQRHPLKLGLARTANVRPLDHDGDGDIDLVVSDFGLHVHGSIYLLTNESVSADEPMFHWDVLDKRPGAIDTPIADFNHDGRPDIVTLVSQHHEVVDLHLNLGDGKFESHELFRAPDPSYGSSSLEVVDFDADGDLDVVLTNGDTFDDFLAKPYHAIHWLENRGEYPFQHHQIATMPGVYCARTGDLDLDGDLDIAAVSLLGHSEIDKHPPGTFQGVIWLEQTENHQFQPHHMELNRCDAATCHLLDWDADGDLDILVPPANYDHRVSSEIAVYINQTR; encoded by the coding sequence ATGAGCACGAGTTCGCAACAATCACTCCCCCGTATTGGCAGACTGATTCGACACTTCGTCGCCGGTGCCCTGTTGTTTTCCTGGACAGGATGTGATCATCAGGACCATCGGGGCCCAGACATCTCTGCTCTTACCATCTCGCCGTCAGGAAGCAGACCCGATGCGCCGACGGACGACTTGGCGATCATCGCGTTTTGTACCGACTGTCATTTGCTGCCCGCGTCCCGGCGTTTTGACAAGCAGCGTTGGTTGGACGAAGTCGAGCAGGGATTTCGGCTGTATGCCAAGTCTGGACGAGACGACCTCATTGAGCCTGATTTTGGAGCGACGTTGGCGTTTTTTCGCAAAGATGCTCCTGAGAAACTGATTTTCGAAAAGCCGGACAGCCCACCCGATAGCCTTTTCGTCAAGCAGCAGTTGAAAGTCGACGGGCAGCCAGAGCTGATAGCCATATCTCACATTGCCAACGCAAATGTTTCTCAGGCCCCCGATTCCGTTCAATTTGCCATGACAGACATCTGGTCGGGCAAAGTCTCTCTGGTCCAAAAAGATCCCGATGATCCGACGCGACTACTATCCAACGTGCTCACCACCGTTTCGCATCCCGCGCACGTCGAACCGGTTGACTTGGACGGCGACCAAGATCTCGACTTGATTGTTGCCGACGTCGGAAAGTTTTATCCAGACGAGTCGACCGAGGGAACGCTATGGATGCTACGCAACCAAGGCGATGGGACGTTTCAGCGACACCCGCTGAAATTGGGGCTCGCCAGAACTGCGAACGTGCGACCGCTGGACCACGATGGTGACGGCGATATCGACTTGGTGGTTTCTGATTTCGGGCTGCATGTGCACGGATCGATTTACTTGTTGACCAATGAGTCGGTCTCGGCAGACGAACCGATGTTTCATTGGGATGTGTTGGACAAGCGACCTGGCGCGATCGACACCCCGATTGCGGATTTCAATCATGATGGGCGGCCCGACATCGTGACCCTTGTTTCACAACATCACGAAGTCGTCGATTTGCACTTGAACCTAGGCGATGGAAAGTTCGAATCGCACGAGCTTTTCCGAGCACCTGATCCATCATACGGCTCCAGCTCTCTAGAGGTCGTCGATTTTGACGCCGACGGTGACTTGGATGTCGTCCTCACCAACGGCGACACCTTCGACGACTTTCTTGCCAAACCCTATCATGCAATCCATTGGCTGGAAAATCGCGGCGAGTACCCGTTTCAGCACCACCAAATCGCGACAATGCCGGGTGTCTATTGTGCCCGAACCGGTGACCTGGACTTGGACGGCGACCTCGATATCGCTGCGGTTTCCCTTCTGGGGCATAGCGAGATCGACAAACATCCGCCGGGAACTTTTCAAGGTGTGATTTGGCTTGAGCAAACCGAAAATCACCAGTTCCAACCTCATCACATGGAGCTGAACCGATGTGACGCGGCGACTTGCCATCTGCTGGACTGGGACGCCGACGGAGACCTCGACATTCTGGTTCCGCCGGCAAACTACGATCACCGGGTGAGTTCCGAGATCGCCGTGTATATCAATCAAACGCGGTGA